The Biomphalaria glabrata chromosome 6, xgBioGlab47.1, whole genome shotgun sequence genomic interval CGAATCCTTCAGGGTGAGGTGGAAATGCCATGTCCTCATTATTGCTGTCATCCGTGTCTAAATAAATGTATTCCTCTGTCGATGTCATCCCATACACCTCTTGGCACAGATTGCCAAACTTGCTTAAGTAGAAAGGTGATCCGTTGGGTAAAATTATGGGAGTAGTTGGGCTACCATCCGCACGACAACAAAATCTTAAATAAAAATTGGGACCCGTTTCCAAGAGAAATCCACCGACCGTCCCTGAGTAATAGTTTTTTTCTTCGTTTATTCGGAAACCTCCGCTCTTGAAGCCAGCTGGGCAATGGCGTCCTACTCTATTGATACAGTATGATCCGATTGGCCAGTGGCTGCTGGAACCATAGTTTGAGTCCTTAGCACAGAATGACAAATAGACAAAATGCTTGCTTGAATCAATAACCTTAACAGGCAATGCCAGGTGTATATCATCACTGTACTTGTCTGCATTTCCGCTGCTCTCAGTGTGATATTTTCGATAGCCTTCTTTCCAAAGCCACGACTTCTTTGCATTGGTCGGGCATCCAGTGTTCGGTTTCAGCAGTGCGTAAGTTCCTTTCGGCCACGAAACTTCTCCACTCCCAACGACGGACGCTTCCAAAGTTGTCCCATTCAGAGAATTCAGTTGTAACGTTTCGTTCATTTCTTGTATTAGAATCTCCTGTCTCCGCAATTTTTCTTCTAACTCTGTCACATCTTGCACCGTATGCCGCTGTAGTTTCTCTTGCATCATCTCCTTTAAAGAAGCCAATTCCAATGAAGAGTTTTCTAACAGAGTCAAAGCTTGGCTCAATTTCTCATCCTTAGTTGTGGCCAAATACTCAATGAGCTCAGAGTTAGTCCTCGCCAGTTGTTTGGTTTCATCGACTAGTTCTTGAATGGAAGCATTAAATGACATAATGATTTCAGTCAACGTTTTCTGAAAGACAATGtcctttgattttaaaatgctATCGCAATTTGCCCTTTCAACTCCCATGACTGTTTTGACAGGACTTTCTTTAAGATTTTTGAAGATGTCTTCACGTGACAGGATCTTCGAGAAAACTTTTTGAGATTCCTGAAGCAAAACAATTGACAGAAATATTTGCatacaaatgtttgaaaataaacataaattataaggagtaaaattgtttaaaaatgtaaagtaaAGCTGTCCTTCGTATTTTTGGTTGAATGTATACCAAGGGTGTGCGAAAAGAACAATTATTCATTCGATTC includes:
- the LOC106074468 gene encoding uncharacterized protein LOC106074468, whose protein sequence is MVTKLRSCLQVVLVYVIVVTGLMTSNDTSLNVYFDIVTPDLSSSQEDNVTLQCQVLGITLDSDIKVAEYTIFFHQLNQWQTLAQISQGSDHVTSKDGTLFLTKGSTGTALDPTSFIQLTWRRSDFDIADDYRCDVTYYTSDSRESQKVFSKILSREDIFKNLKESPVKTVMGVERANCDSILKSKDIVFQKTLTEIIMSFNASIQELVDETKQLARTNSELIEYLATTKDEKLSQALTLLENSSLELASLKEMMQEKLQRHTVQDVTELEEKLRRQEILIQEMNETLQLNSLNGTTLEASVVGSGEVSWPKGTYALLKPNTGCPTNAKKSWLWKEGYRKYHTESSGNADKYSDDIHLALPVKVIDSSKHFVYLSFCAKDSNYGSSSHWPIGSYCINRVGRHCPAGFKSGGFRINEEKNYYSGTVGGFLLETGPNFYLRFCCRADGSPTTPIILPNGSPFYLSKFGNLCQEVYGMTSTEEYIYLDTDDSNNEDMAFPPHPEGFANNGFQMWMCYYKPN